In Mycolicibacterium gadium, the genomic window TCGTCGGCCTCGACGACCCGATCGCCGCGGGTCTGCTGGACACGGCGGCGGCCCCGGTACGGGTCGGCTTCCGGCTGGGCGAACCGGCGTCGGGGGAACTCGGCGTGCACGACGGCATGCTCGTCGACAACGCGTTCGGTGAGCGGGCGCCGCTGGCGTCTGCAGCGTCCATCACGGTTGCCGGCCCGGTCGGCATGCTCGACGCGCTGGCCGCGGCGGCGCTGGCCCGCGCGGTCGGCGTCGGGCCGGAGCCCATCGCCGGCGCGCTCGCGGATTTCCAGGTGGGCAGGCACCGCGCCGAAGTCATCGGCACCCACGACGGCGTGACGTACATCGACGATTCCAAGGCTACGAACCCGCACGCGGCGCAGGCTTCGATCGCCGCGTATCCGCGCGTGGTGTGGATCGCCGGCGGCCTGCTGAAGGGCGCGTCGGTCGAAGAACTCGTGGCAGCGGTCGGGAATCGGCTGGTCGGGGCGGTGCTGATCGGCCGCGACCGTGAGCTGATCGCCAATGCGTTATCGCGACACGCCCCGGATGTCCCCGTTGTTGAGCCTGTGACGGGGGAGGATTTTGGGGTGCAAGGGAAAGATGAGACTGGTGTGACTGGAGAGGCGGTGATGGCTGCCGTCATCGAGGCCGCGTCACGTCTCGCCGGCCCTGGTGACACCGTCCTGCTGGCACCGGCCGGGGCATCCTTCGACCAGTTCAGCGGCTACGGCCACCGCGGCGATGCATTCGCCGCGGCCGTGCGAGCCCTGTCCCGGTAGCAGCGATGAGCAACATCCT contains:
- the murD gene encoding UDP-N-acetylmuramoyl-L-alanine--D-glutamate ligase; amino-acid sequence: MGDVSDLSILVPGARVLVTGAGITGRSVSAVLEPTGVRLTICDDDPLALQRLITPARVVTTADAQSNIADYDLVVTSPGFSPTAPVLAAAATAGVPIWGDVELAWRLDSSGHFGPPRQWLVVTGTNGKTTTTSMLHAMLIAAGRRAVLCGNIGNPVLDVLAEPSEVLAVELSSFQLHWAPSLRPAAGVVLNVAEDHLDWHGSLEAYASDKARVLNGQVAVVGLDDPIAAGLLDTAAAPVRVGFRLGEPASGELGVHDGMLVDNAFGERAPLASAASITVAGPVGMLDALAAAALARAVGVGPEPIAGALADFQVGRHRAEVIGTHDGVTYIDDSKATNPHAAQASIAAYPRVVWIAGGLLKGASVEELVAAVGNRLVGAVLIGRDRELIANALSRHAPDVPVVEPVTGEDFGVQGKDETGVTGEAVMAAVIEAASRLAGPGDTVLLAPAGASFDQFSGYGHRGDAFAAAVRALSR